A section of the Kribbella sp. HUAS MG21 genome encodes:
- a CDS encoding FAD-dependent oxidoreductase — MSKPAILTVDDDPMVSAAISRDLRRRYGDDYLVVRANSGDQALAALTKLALRSQPVALIATDQRMPGMTGIELLERAREHAPGAKYLLLTAYADTDVAIRAINDIGLDYYLLKPWDPPEDQLFPVVDDLLGDWQLANPEHTSDVRVVGNRWSDRAHDIKTFLARNHVPYHWYDVERDAEGQRLQDLAAATENDLPLVLVPDGDTLRSPTALDLASALGLRTRAEQPLYDVCIVGGGPAGLAAGVYAASEGLSTVIVEREAPGGQAGLSAAIENYLGFPRGLTGSDLAQRAVAQASRFGAEMVLARSVVGLESRGPVRAVLLEGSGEIEARALIVATGVSYRSLDVDGLGGFTGRGVYYGATASEASQVQDDEVYVVGAANSAGQAALNLARYAKRVVLLVRGASLESSMSRYLIDKIGTAANIEVRCRTEVVGCRGDGHLEGLTLADRVSGRVEEVLASWLFIFVGAIPRTDWLGDSVVRDALGFVVTGPDLVTQGRWTLPRPPYALETSVPGVFAAGDVRLDSMKRVASAVGEGAMSIYLVHRYLATV; from the coding sequence GTGAGCAAACCTGCGATTCTCACGGTCGACGACGACCCGATGGTCTCGGCGGCCATCTCCCGCGACCTGCGGCGCAGGTACGGCGACGACTACCTGGTGGTGCGCGCGAACTCGGGCGACCAGGCGCTCGCCGCGCTGACCAAACTCGCCCTGCGCAGCCAGCCGGTCGCGCTGATAGCGACCGACCAGCGGATGCCCGGCATGACCGGTATCGAACTGCTCGAACGCGCCCGCGAGCACGCGCCCGGAGCGAAGTACCTGCTGCTCACCGCGTACGCCGACACCGACGTCGCGATCCGCGCGATCAACGACATCGGCCTCGACTATTACCTGCTGAAACCGTGGGACCCACCTGAGGACCAGCTGTTCCCGGTGGTCGACGACCTGCTCGGAGACTGGCAGCTCGCCAACCCCGAGCACACTTCCGATGTCCGCGTCGTCGGCAACCGCTGGTCGGACCGCGCCCACGACATCAAGACGTTCCTCGCCCGCAACCACGTCCCATACCACTGGTACGACGTCGAACGCGACGCCGAAGGCCAACGCCTTCAAGACCTCGCCGCGGCCACGGAGAACGACCTCCCACTGGTCCTGGTCCCGGACGGTGACACGCTCCGCTCCCCCACCGCGCTCGACCTCGCCTCCGCCCTCGGCCTGCGCACCCGCGCCGAGCAGCCGCTGTACGACGTCTGCATCGTCGGCGGCGGACCGGCCGGCCTCGCCGCCGGTGTGTACGCCGCGTCCGAAGGCCTCAGCACCGTGATCGTCGAACGCGAGGCACCGGGCGGCCAGGCCGGACTCAGCGCCGCGATCGAGAACTACCTCGGCTTCCCGCGCGGGCTCACCGGTTCTGACCTCGCCCAGCGCGCCGTCGCGCAGGCGTCCCGCTTCGGCGCGGAGATGGTGCTGGCCCGCTCGGTCGTCGGGCTGGAGTCCCGCGGCCCGGTGCGCGCCGTACTGCTCGAAGGGTCCGGCGAGATCGAGGCCCGCGCGCTGATCGTCGCGACCGGTGTCTCGTACCGCAGCCTCGACGTCGACGGGCTCGGCGGCTTCACCGGCCGCGGTGTGTACTACGGCGCCACCGCCAGCGAGGCGAGTCAGGTGCAGGACGACGAGGTGTACGTCGTCGGCGCTGCGAACTCAGCCGGCCAGGCCGCGCTCAACCTGGCCCGGTACGCGAAACGCGTGGTCCTGCTGGTCCGCGGCGCGTCGCTCGAGAGCTCGATGTCGCGGTACCTGATCGACAAGATCGGCACGGCGGCGAACATCGAGGTGCGGTGTCGGACTGAGGTCGTCGGTTGTCGTGGCGACGGGCATCTGGAGGGGCTGACGCTGGCCGATCGGGTGTCGGGCCGTGTCGAGGAGGTGCTCGCGAGCTGGCTGTTCATCTTCGTCGGCGCGATCCCGCGGACCGACTGGCTCGGCGACTCCGTCGTACGGGACGCCTTGGGATTCGTCGTCACCGGTCCGGATCTCGTCACGCAGGGGCGCTGGACGTTGCCGAGGCCGCCGTACGCCTTGGAGACGAGCGTGCCGGGGGTGTTCGCCGCGGGCGACGTACGGCTCGACTCGATGAAGCGGGTGGCGTCCGCGGTCGGTGAGGGCGCCATGTCGATCTATCTCGTCCACCGCTACCTGGCGACGGTCTAG
- a CDS encoding FadR/GntR family transcriptional regulator, protein MTKVPQFRPVQPVRAYQRIVEQIEDALARGDLTPGQRLPSERELVTQFAVSRSTVREALRVLESNGVVRSRPGDPNGPEILPFSPSGLRKQMARLARVDQLSLSELIGFRMIMDGAAIQVASRLRTPEELDELEATLVAMREAIDIDFAAFSEADLAFHELIARISRNSLIQTCNEVVRGVVLGLISDKIAHAPNSRALMLESLHHHAEVVDAIRDGDGHAAARLARQNMYDYYAGYVPDSDQETLRALVED, encoded by the coding sequence ATGACGAAAGTTCCGCAGTTCAGGCCTGTCCAGCCCGTGCGCGCCTATCAGCGGATCGTCGAGCAGATCGAGGACGCCCTCGCCCGCGGCGACCTGACACCCGGCCAGCGGCTGCCGAGCGAGCGGGAGCTGGTCACGCAGTTCGCCGTCAGCCGGTCGACGGTGCGCGAGGCCCTGCGGGTGCTGGAGAGCAACGGGGTGGTCCGCTCGCGGCCGGGTGATCCGAACGGTCCGGAGATCCTGCCGTTCTCACCGTCCGGGCTCCGCAAGCAGATGGCCCGGCTGGCGCGCGTCGACCAGTTGTCGCTGAGCGAGCTGATCGGGTTCCGGATGATCATGGACGGCGCCGCGATCCAGGTCGCGTCCCGGCTGCGGACACCGGAGGAGCTGGACGAGCTCGAGGCGACGCTGGTCGCGATGCGAGAAGCGATCGACATCGACTTCGCCGCGTTCAGCGAGGCCGATCTCGCGTTCCACGAGCTGATCGCGCGGATCAGCCGGAACTCGCTGATCCAGACCTGCAACGAGGTCGTCCGCGGTGTCGTCCTGGGCCTGATCTCCGACAAGATCGCGCACGCGCCGAACAGCCGCGCGCTGATGCTCGAGTCCCTGCACCACCACGCCGAGGTCGTCGACGCGATCCGCGACGGCGACGGCCACGCCGCCGCCCGCCTGGCCCGCCAAAACATGTACGACTACTACGCCGGGTACGTCCCCGACTCCGACCAGGAAACCCTCCGCGCCCTCGTCGAGGACTGA
- a CDS encoding ABC transporter substrate-binding protein, whose translation MKSSFSTRAVAFLASAALLALTACSAGSGTSSGSTPGGDQNLSIGLVAEPASLDFTTTDGAAIPQALLGNVYETLVKQDDSGKIVPALAKSWTVSPDRKTYTFDLADNAKFTNDKPFTANDAVFSINRVKTAWTTSLKAAMEVVASAKALSPTQLQVTLTKPSNDWLFRMTTRIGAMFSESGVSALATAPVGTGPFKFSKWNRGDSIVLTRNDGYWSTKPFFQQITLKYFKDATALNNALLTGTINVIGTVQAPEALSQFTSNDKYQVIEGTTNGEVLLSFNNSRPAMADLQTRQAIRMAIDHKALLDTCWAGRGKLIGSMVPPTDPWYEDLTGVAPFDLAKAKSLLQASGAAGKTFRLRLPTLPYATSCGQVVKSQLEQAGLKVQIDQLEFPAAWLTTVFKNADYDMSIVAHVEPRDLGAVFNAKYYTRYNDPTLQGYLAAADAGDEAAQVDNMKKAAKRLSEQAAGDWLFLLPNLMVADKGVKGLPTNAITENFDLSKLAR comes from the coding sequence GTGAAGTCGTCGTTTTCCACGCGAGCGGTCGCATTCCTCGCCTCCGCGGCGCTGCTGGCCCTGACCGCCTGCTCGGCCGGATCCGGTACGTCGTCCGGCAGCACGCCCGGTGGTGACCAGAACCTGTCGATCGGCCTGGTCGCCGAGCCGGCCAGCCTGGACTTCACCACCACCGACGGCGCGGCGATCCCGCAGGCGCTGCTCGGCAACGTCTACGAGACGCTGGTCAAACAGGACGACTCCGGCAAGATCGTGCCGGCGCTGGCGAAGTCGTGGACCGTGTCGCCGGACCGCAAGACGTACACCTTCGACCTGGCCGACAACGCGAAGTTCACCAACGACAAGCCGTTCACCGCGAACGACGCGGTGTTCAGCATCAACCGGGTGAAGACCGCGTGGACCACGTCGCTCAAAGCGGCGATGGAGGTCGTCGCATCCGCGAAGGCGCTCTCGCCGACGCAGCTCCAGGTGACGCTCACCAAGCCGAGCAATGACTGGCTGTTCCGGATGACGACCCGGATCGGCGCGATGTTCTCCGAGAGCGGCGTCAGCGCGCTCGCGACTGCACCGGTCGGGACCGGCCCGTTCAAGTTCTCGAAGTGGAACCGCGGCGACTCGATCGTCCTGACCCGCAACGACGGCTACTGGAGCACGAAACCGTTCTTCCAGCAGATCACGCTGAAGTACTTCAAGGACGCCACCGCGCTCAACAACGCACTGCTCACCGGCACGATCAACGTGATCGGCACCGTCCAGGCGCCGGAAGCGCTCAGCCAGTTCACCAGCAACGACAAGTACCAGGTGATCGAGGGCACGACGAACGGCGAGGTCCTGCTGTCGTTCAACAACTCGCGCCCGGCGATGGCGGATCTCCAGACCCGGCAGGCGATCCGGATGGCGATCGACCACAAGGCGCTGCTCGACACTTGCTGGGCAGGGCGCGGCAAGCTGATCGGCAGCATGGTCCCGCCCACCGACCCGTGGTACGAGGACCTCACCGGCGTCGCGCCGTTCGATCTCGCCAAGGCGAAGTCGTTGCTGCAGGCGTCCGGCGCGGCCGGCAAGACCTTCCGGCTCCGGCTCCCGACGTTGCCCTACGCAACATCCTGCGGCCAGGTCGTGAAGAGCCAGCTGGAGCAGGCCGGCCTCAAGGTCCAGATCGACCAGCTCGAGTTCCCGGCGGCGTGGCTCACCACGGTGTTCAAGAACGCCGACTACGACATGTCGATCGTCGCGCACGTCGAGCCGCGCGACCTCGGCGCGGTGTTCAACGCGAAGTACTACACCCGCTACAACGACCCGACGCTGCAGGGCTACCTGGCCGCGGCGGACGCGGGTGACGAGGCCGCGCAGGTCGACAACATGAAGAAGGCGGCCAAGCGG
- a CDS encoding ATP-binding protein encodes MLMEAAELRDIPLFAGVSDAQLAELIAGSTEVPIVPGTDLFHEGEPADFWWVLVDGAITLHRKIGREDTVMGKMDVPGRWAGGFRAWDEHGLYLASGRGLEAGRVLRVPADVLRERIDDWFPLAGHLIKGVYGTARAIESTARQRESLITLGTLAAGLAHEINNPAAAAARSVSSLDTACATLLTALRGLAEGDATAAQFSALDELRLELGAGTAAPDPVDLADQENLISDWLDDHGVERSWFIAPPLAAAGAGAEWCERAAVVLGDALEPGLEWVASTLAATTLLGEVKESTRRITELVAAVRSYSQLDRGSIQTIDVTEGIESTLVMLGHKLRDGVEVVRAYGADVPRIDAYAGELNQVWTNLIDNAVDAMNGVGTLRITTRTDGERIVVEFTDTGAGMPPEVAARAFEPFYTTKDVGKGTGLGLDIAQRIVTEHHGGTITITSRPGETTAQVRLPHQPAP; translated from the coding sequence ATGCTGATGGAAGCGGCCGAGCTGCGCGACATCCCGCTGTTCGCCGGGGTCTCCGACGCACAACTCGCGGAGCTGATCGCGGGCAGTACCGAGGTGCCGATCGTGCCCGGCACGGACCTGTTCCACGAGGGCGAGCCCGCGGACTTCTGGTGGGTGCTCGTCGACGGCGCGATCACGCTGCACCGCAAGATCGGCCGCGAGGACACGGTGATGGGCAAGATGGACGTGCCGGGCCGCTGGGCCGGCGGGTTCCGCGCGTGGGACGAGCACGGGCTGTATCTCGCGAGCGGTCGCGGTCTCGAAGCGGGCCGGGTGCTGCGGGTGCCGGCCGACGTACTGCGGGAACGCATCGACGACTGGTTCCCGCTCGCGGGGCATCTGATCAAGGGTGTCTACGGTACGGCGCGCGCGATCGAGTCGACGGCCCGGCAACGGGAGTCGCTGATCACGCTCGGCACGCTGGCGGCCGGGTTGGCGCACGAGATCAACAACCCTGCCGCGGCCGCGGCGCGTTCGGTGAGCTCACTCGACACCGCGTGCGCCACGCTGCTGACGGCGCTGCGCGGGCTCGCTGAGGGGGACGCGACGGCGGCGCAGTTCAGTGCGCTCGACGAGCTGCGGCTGGAGCTCGGCGCGGGTACGGCGGCACCGGATCCGGTGGACCTCGCCGATCAGGAGAACCTGATCTCGGACTGGCTCGACGATCACGGCGTCGAGCGGTCCTGGTTCATCGCGCCTCCGCTCGCGGCCGCCGGCGCCGGTGCGGAGTGGTGTGAGCGCGCAGCCGTCGTACTCGGGGATGCTTTGGAGCCCGGCCTGGAGTGGGTGGCCAGCACGCTCGCTGCCACGACACTGCTCGGCGAGGTCAAGGAGTCGACGCGGCGGATCACCGAACTGGTCGCGGCGGTGCGCTCGTACTCGCAGCTGGACCGGGGTTCGATCCAGACCATCGACGTGACCGAGGGCATCGAGAGCACGCTCGTGATGCTCGGGCACAAGCTCCGCGACGGCGTCGAGGTGGTCCGCGCGTACGGCGCCGACGTACCGCGGATCGACGCGTACGCGGGCGAACTCAACCAGGTGTGGACGAACCTGATCGACAACGCGGTCGACGCGATGAACGGCGTCGGCACGCTGCGGATCACGACCCGGACCGACGGCGAGCGGATCGTGGTCGAGTTCACCGACACCGGCGCGGGGATGCCGCCGGAGGTCGCGGCGCGCGCGTTCGAGCCGTTCTACACGACCAAGGACGTCGGCAAGGGCACCGGCCTGGGTCTGGACATCGCGCAGCGCATCGTCACCGAACACCACGGCGGCACGATCACCATCACGTCACGCCCCGGCGAGACCACGGCGCAGGTCCGGCTGCCCCACCAGCCCGCACCCTGA